A single Vulpes lagopus strain Blue_001 chromosome 3, ASM1834538v1, whole genome shotgun sequence DNA region contains:
- the ZNF131 gene encoding zinc finger protein 131 isoform X3 yields the protein MEAEETMECLQEFPEHHKMILDRLNEQREQDRFTDITLIVDGVSKMAFRHLIEFTYTAKLMIQGEEEANDVWKAAEFLQMLEAIKALEVRNKENSAPLEENTTGKSEAKKRKIAETSNVITESLPSAESEPVEIEVEIAEGTIEVEDEGIETLEEVASAKQSIKYIQSTGSSDDSALALLADITSKYRQGDRKGQIKEEDGCASDPTSKQVEGIEIVELQLSHVKDLFHCEKCNRSFKLFYHFKEHMKSHSTESFKCEICNKRYLRESAWKQHLNCYHLEEGGVSKKQRTGKKIHICQYCEKQFDHFGHFKEHLRKHTGEKPFECPNCHERFARNSTLKCHLTACQTGVGAKKGRKKLYECQVCNSVFNSWDQFKDHLVIHTGDKPNHCTLCDLWFMQGNELRRHLSDTHNISERLITEEVLSVETRVQTEPVTSMTIIEQVGKVHVLPLLQVQVDSAQVTVEQVHPDLLQDSQVHDSHLSELPEQVQVSYLEVGRIQTEEGTEVHVEELHVERVNQMPVEVQTELLEADLEQVTPEIMNQEEREPTHGDAAGAAGDDHEDAEGLETKSTVDSQAERAGNENRTPMPVLE from the exons GTGTTAGTAAAATGGCCTTCCGTCATTTAATTGAGTTCACATATACGGCAAAATTAATGAttcaaggagaggaagaagccaatGATGTATGGAAAGCAGCAGAGTTTCTACAAATGCTAGAAGCCATCAAAGCCCTTGAAGTCAG GAACAAAGAAAACTCAGCTCCACTAGAGGAAAATACCACAGGAAAAAGtgaggcaaaaaaaagaaagattgcagAAACTTCAAATGTTATCACTGAGTCATTGCCATCTGCAGAATCAGAACCTGTTGAAATTGAGGTGGAGATTGCCGAAGGCACAATTGAAGTGGAAGATGAAGGCATCGAAACGTTGGAGGAAGTGGCTTCTGCCAAGCAGTCCATAAAGTACATTCAGAGCACAGGTTCCTCTGATGATTCCGCCCTGGCACTGTTGGCAGATATTACCAGCAAATACCGTCAAGGTGATAGAAAAGGGCAGATTAAAGAAGAAGATGGTTGTGCATCTGACCCCACAAGCAAACAGGTAGAAGGTATTGAAATTGTGGAACTTCAGCTGTCACATGTGAAGGACTTGTTCCATTGTGAGAAATGTAACCgttcatttaaattgttttaccATTTTAAGGAACACATGAAATCACACTCCACTGAGAGTTTCAAGTGTGAAATATGCAATAAAAGGTATCTTCGGGAGAGCGCATGGAAACAGCACCTCAACTGTTACCACCTTGAAGAAGGTGGAGTCAGTAAGAAGCAAAGAACtgggaaaaaaattcatatatgtcAATACTGTGAGAAACAGTTTGACCACTTTGGACATTTTAAAGAGCATCTTCGGAAACATACAG GTGAAAAACCTTTTGAATGTCCAAATTGTCATGAACGATTTGCTAGAAATAGCACCCTCAAATGTCACCTGACTGCGTGCCAAACTGGAGTAGGggcaaaaaagggaagaaagaagctTTATGAATGTCAG GTCTGTAACAGTGTGTTTAACAGCTGGGACCAGTTCAAAGATCATTTGGTAATACATACTGGAGATAAGCCCAACCATTGTACTTTATGTGACTTGTGGTTTATGCAAGGAAATGAATTAAGGAGGCATCTCAGTGATACTCATAATATTTCAGAGCGTCTAATAACTGAAGAAGTTCTTTCAGTAGAAACACGTGTGCAAACTGAACCTGTGACGTCAATGACAATTATAGAACAAGTTGGGAAGGTGCATGTGTTACCATTGCTCCAGGTTCAGGTGGATTCGGCACAAGTGACTGTGGAACAGGTCCATCCGGATCTGCTCCAGGACAGCCAAGTTCATGATTCACATCTGAGTGAGCTTCCAGAGCAGGTCCAGGTGAGTTACCTAGAAGTGGGTCGAATTCAGACTGAAGAGGGTACTGAAGTACATGTGGAGGAGCTGCATGTCGAACGGGTAAATCAGATGCCAGTGGAAGTACAGACTGAACTGCTAGAAGCCGACTTGGAACAAGTAACCCCTGAAATCATGaaccaggaggagagagagccCACCCACGGAGATGCCGCCGGAGCTGCCGGGGACGATCACGAAGATGCTGAGGGTTTAGAGACCAAATCAACAGTGGATTCCCAAGCCGAAAGGGCAGGGAATGAAAACAGAACACCTATGCCTGTTTTAGaatga
- the ZNF131 gene encoding zinc finger protein 131 isoform X4, giving the protein MKSHSTESFKCEICNKRYLRESAWKQHLNCYHLEEGGVSKKQRTGKKIHICQYCEKQFDHFGHFKEHLRKHTGEKPFECPNCHERFARNSTLKCHLTACQTGVGAKKGRKKLYECQVCNSVFNSWDQFKDHLVIHTGDKPNHCTLCDLWFMQGNELRRHLSDTHNISERLITEEVLSVETRVQTEPVTSMTIIEQVGKVHVLPLLQVQVDSAQVTVEQVHPDLLQDSQVHDSHLSELPEQVQVSYLEVGRIQTEEGTEVHVEELHVERVNQMPVEVQTELLEADLEQVTPEIMNQEEREPTHGDAAGAAGDDHEDAEGLETKSTVDSQAERAGNENRTPMPVLE; this is encoded by the exons ATGAAATCACACTCCACTGAGAGTTTCAAGTGTGAAATATGCAATAAAAGGTATCTTCGGGAGAGCGCATGGAAACAGCACCTCAACTGTTACCACCTTGAAGAAGGTGGAGTCAGTAAGAAGCAAAGAACtgggaaaaaaattcatatatgtcAATACTGTGAGAAACAGTTTGACCACTTTGGACATTTTAAAGAGCATCTTCGGAAACATACAG GTGAAAAACCTTTTGAATGTCCAAATTGTCATGAACGATTTGCTAGAAATAGCACCCTCAAATGTCACCTGACTGCGTGCCAAACTGGAGTAGGggcaaaaaagggaagaaagaagctTTATGAATGTCAG GTCTGTAACAGTGTGTTTAACAGCTGGGACCAGTTCAAAGATCATTTGGTAATACATACTGGAGATAAGCCCAACCATTGTACTTTATGTGACTTGTGGTTTATGCAAGGAAATGAATTAAGGAGGCATCTCAGTGATACTCATAATATTTCAGAGCGTCTAATAACTGAAGAAGTTCTTTCAGTAGAAACACGTGTGCAAACTGAACCTGTGACGTCAATGACAATTATAGAACAAGTTGGGAAGGTGCATGTGTTACCATTGCTCCAGGTTCAGGTGGATTCGGCACAAGTGACTGTGGAACAGGTCCATCCGGATCTGCTCCAGGACAGCCAAGTTCATGATTCACATCTGAGTGAGCTTCCAGAGCAGGTCCAGGTGAGTTACCTAGAAGTGGGTCGAATTCAGACTGAAGAGGGTACTGAAGTACATGTGGAGGAGCTGCATGTCGAACGGGTAAATCAGATGCCAGTGGAAGTACAGACTGAACTGCTAGAAGCCGACTTGGAACAAGTAACCCCTGAAATCATGaaccaggaggagagagagccCACCCACGGAGATGCCGCCGGAGCTGCCGGGGACGATCACGAAGATGCTGAGGGTTTAGAGACCAAATCAACAGTGGATTCCCAAGCCGAAAGGGCAGGGAATGAAAACAGAACACCTATGCCTGTTTTAGaatga